One region of Erwinia tracheiphila genomic DNA includes:
- a CDS encoding glutathione peroxidase, with the protein MNIFDTKLVTLDGEDTTLARWQGEVLLVVNVASKCGLTPQYQQLEELHRSLNNQGFSVLGFPCNAFLGQEPGTAEEIKTFCSTTYGVTFPMFTKTEVNGPHRHPLYQQLVAAQPVATAPLASGFLARMESKGRAPKEYGDILWNFEKFLIGRDGRVLARFSPDMKPEDPLLTNALNKALTQ; encoded by the coding sequence ATGAATATTTTTGATACAAAGCTGGTCACATTGGATGGTGAAGATACCACGCTGGCGAGGTGGCAGGGTGAGGTATTACTGGTCGTTAATGTGGCCTCAAAGTGCGGACTCACGCCGCAATACCAACAGCTGGAAGAACTGCATCGCAGCCTGAATAATCAGGGCTTTTCGGTACTTGGATTTCCTTGTAATGCCTTCCTTGGGCAGGAACCGGGTACTGCTGAAGAAATAAAAACGTTTTGTAGCACTACGTACGGCGTGACATTCCCTATGTTCACCAAAACAGAGGTTAATGGTCCTCACCGTCACCCGCTTTACCAGCAACTGGTGGCTGCGCAGCCGGTCGCAACTGCACCGTTGGCGAGCGGTTTTCTCGCCCGGATGGAAAGCAAAGGGCGGGCACCGAAAGAGTATGGTGATATTTTGTGGAACTTTGAAAAGTTTCTGATTGGCCGGGATGGCCGAGTACTGGCGCGTTTCTCGCCGGATATGAAACCGGAAGATCCGTTGCTGACCAATGCCCTGAACAAGGCGCTGACCCAATAA
- a CDS encoding IS1 family transposase (programmed frameshift) has product MAKIDVVCPRCSETKDVIRNAHSGSGAQLYRCKHCLKTFPFSYRYNGAKPETHQTIVDMAMNGSGYRDTASVLKISLNTVLRHLKNFAPYQVAQNVEPGAEVVICCEADEQWSYVRYKGNPRWLFYAYDRIRKRVLAHVFGPRNALTLRRLLVLLSQFNIAFYMTDAWPVYRTLLASTSHVISKKYTQRIERHNLNLRTHLKRLARRTICFSKSEVMHDKIIGWYLTIHH; this is encoded by the exons ATGGCAAAGATAGATGTGGTTTGTCCCCGCTGTTCTGAGACAAAGGATGTCATTCGAAATGCTCATTCCGGCTCAGGAGCGCAACTTTATCGCTGTAAACACTGCCTGAAAACCTTCCCGTTCAGCTATCGCTACAACGGCGCTAAACCTGAAACTCATCAGACCATTGTTGATATGGCGATGAACGGCTCCGGATACCGTGATACGGCAAGCGTATTGAAGATAAGCCTCAATACCGTTCTCCGTCATCTAAAAAACT TTGCGCCGTACCAGGTAGCACAAAACGTTGAGCCGGGCGCAGAGGTCGTCATCTGTTGTGAAGCCGATGAACAATGGTCTTATGTGCGGTATAAGGGCAATCCTCGCTGGTTATTCTATGCTTATGACCGCATCCGGAAGCGAGTCCTTGCCCATGTATTCGGTCCACGCAATGCCCTGACTTTACGGCGACTTCTGGTTTTACTGAGCCAGTTTAACATCGCTTTCTACATGACTGACGCCTGGCCTGTGTACCGGACTTTACTGGCTTCAACCAGTCATGTTATCAGCAAAAAATACACCCAACGGATAGAGCGACATAATCTCAACCTGCGTACTCATCTTAAGCGGCTTGCCCGCAGGACTATCTGCTTCTCAAAGTCAGAGGTCATGCACGATAAGATCATCGGTTGGTATCTGACAATCCATCACTAA
- a CDS encoding phage filamentation protein Fil family protein, producing the protein MNTICPDFASLLINGQQVTHHHHMRGWLETPDGRFFQPKASEVQFIKGRRIPFFVSSRTRRRWFSGHDADLVLVMDCQIPTDDLIVHDL; encoded by the coding sequence ATGAATACAATATGTCCTGATTTTGCCAGTCTGCTGATTAATGGTCAGCAAGTCACCCATCACCACCACATGCGTGGTTGGTTGGAAACACCCGATGGGCGTTTTTTTCAACCTAAAGCCAGTGAGGTTCAATTTATAAAAGGTCGCCGTATTCCTTTTTTTGTTAGTTCTCGCACCCGCCGCCGTTGGTTTTCCGGTCATGACGCTGATTTAGTGTTAGTGATGGATTGTCAGATACCAACCGATGATCTTATCGTGCATGACCTCTGA
- a CDS encoding helix-turn-helix domain-containing protein, which yields MSIDISEKLKLIRESERMNRKQFSELTKVAYSSLSSYENGTKSMGVEAIMKILKHPRFNKYTLWFIADQIAPDAGQITPALAHYGHGETTSQQSG from the coding sequence ATGTCAATCGATATTTCTGAGAAGCTAAAGTTGATCAGAGAGTCCGAAAGAATGAATCGTAAGCAATTCAGTGAATTAACTAAAGTTGCCTACAGTTCACTTTCCAGCTACGAGAATGGAACAAAAAGTATGGGAGTAGAAGCAATCATGAAAATTTTAAAGCACCCTCGATTTAACAAGTACACGCTCTGGTTTATAGCGGATCAGATTGCCCCAGATGCCGGTCAAATAACACCGGCCCTCGCACACTATGGGCATGGAGAAACAACCTCTCAGCAATCGGGGTAA
- the ihfA gene encoding integration host factor subunit alpha, which yields MALTKAEMSEYLFEKLGLSKRDSKELVELFFEEVRRALENGEQVKLSGFGNFDLRDKNQRPGRNPKTGEDIPITARRVVTFRPGQKLKSRVESATPKEG from the coding sequence ATGGCGCTGACAAAAGCTGAAATGTCCGAATACCTGTTTGAAAAGCTGGGGCTGAGTAAACGTGATTCTAAAGAACTGGTAGAACTATTTTTTGAAGAGGTACGTCGCGCTTTGGAAAACGGCGAACAGGTTAAACTGTCAGGATTTGGCAATTTCGACCTTCGTGACAAAAATCAGCGTCCGGGGCGTAATCCAAAAACCGGTGAGGATATTCCGATTACTGCCCGTCGCGTGGTAACCTTTCGTCCCGGTCAGAAGCTTAAAAGCCGGGTTGAAAGCGCCACGCCGAAAGAAGGCTAA